A single Xenopus laevis strain J_2021 chromosome 3S, Xenopus_laevis_v10.1, whole genome shotgun sequence DNA region contains:
- the LOC108703423 gene encoding olfactory receptor 1496, producing MDMSLFLDAKSTDQAFSLNALLPDVDSNMVLAPSLKDSTATSLRKSVANLIGYIIPNRSSLAVAASVSSSKAFNQYFRDLDTEMATKEGNKKTSSFCFIEDDEECSEEEVHAKKAMQMNNDSMVSEIFLLGFQHLNYFKFPMFSLILLIHILTIYGNVLVIALVTISHDLQSPMFFFIRQLSLSDLLESMVIVPILLKTVMNEGTKISLIGCIVQLYFFAITDILQCFLLTVMSYDRYLAICNPLRYSSLMNHKLCVKLIVMSWVISFSVTPVVVISAATQKFCNQNTINHFFCDYFPLLELSCSDTSMARILQITMSMPVILTPFILIIVSYMCIGHEILKIVSNTGRQKAFSTCSSHLAVVSIFYGSLFGVYAAPTRNQSQTISKVLSLFYTVVTPFINPMIYSLKRTLNGDGYTLMQSLWIPVFTFWSPGLSAVETNKEQVRIREKVHKRGTGKIRQDEVENQAMGQGRRQESESRVSQKSKTRNSKHNMNAS from the exons ATGGATATGAGCTTATTTTTGGATGCTAAGTCCACAGACCAAGCTTTCAGCCTCAATGCTCTTCTTCCAGATGTTGACAGCAACATGGTTCTGGCCCCCAGTTTAAAAGACTCTACTGCCACATCACTTAGGAAATCAGTGGCTAATTTAATTGGATACATCATACCCAACAGATCATCTCTTGCAGTAGCCGCATCAGTGTCTTCCTCTAAAGCATTTAACCAATATTTTAGGGATCTTGATACTGAAATGGCTACCAAGGAAG GAAATAAGAAAACttcttccttttgttttattGAAGATGATGAGGAATGTTCCGAAGAGGAAG TTCATGCAAAGAAG gcaatgcaaatgaacaatGACTCAATGGTCTCTGAGATTTTCCTTTTGGGATTTCAGCATCTCAACTATTTCAAGTTCCCAATGTTTTCTTTGATTCTTTTGATTCACATATTGACCATCTATGGAAATGTCCTTGTCATAGCGTTGGTAACAATCAGCCATGATCTTCAGTCTCCCATGTTCTTCTTTATCAGACAACTCTCCTTATCTGATCTCCTGGAGTCCATGGTTATTGTGCCCATCCTGCTCAAAACTGTCATGAATGAAGGAACTAAAATCTCCCTTATTGGCTGTATTGTACAACTTTATTTCTTTGCTATCACTGACATTTTACAGTGTTTCCTTCTCACtgtgatgtcctatgacagatatctggccatctgTAATCCTCTGCGTTATTCTTCCCTAATGAACCACAAATTGTGTGTTAAATTAATTGTCATGTCCTGGGTGATTTCCTTTAGTGTTACACCAGTTGTTGTAATTTCTGCAGCTACACAAAAGTTTTGCAACCAAAATACGAtcaaccatttcttctgtgattaCTTTCCTCTTCTGGAACTTTCCTGCTCAGACACCTCCATGGCACGAATATTGCAAATAACAATGTCTATGCCTGTGATTCTGACCCCTTTTATACTGATCATTGTATCATATATGTGTATTGGCCATGAAATCCTGAAGATAGTGTCCAATactgggagacaaaaagccttctccacctgcagctcccacttggctgtggtctccatattttatgggagtCTCTTTGGTGTTTATGCGGCTCCCACAAGAAACCAGTCACAGACCATTAGCAAAGTTCTTTCTCTATTTTACACAGTAGTGACTCCTTTTATCAACCCAATGATTTACAGCTTGAAAA GGACCTTGAATGGTGATGGGTACACTCTCATGCAATctctgtggattccggtgttcaccttTTGgagccccgggctttctgctgtggaaaccaACAAGGAACAAGTGCGTATAAGAGAAAAAGTCcataaacgaggtaccggcaagatAAGACAAGACGAGGTCGAGAATCAGGcaatgggtcaaggcaggcggcaggaatcagaGTCAAGAGTCAgccagaagtcaaaaaccaggaattcaaagcaCAATATGAATGCTTCGTAa